The Abditibacteriaceae bacterium sequence TTTCGTCGCCGTGTCGGCGCTTTGTGTGCGCGCGGCCTGAGCAAAGGCTTGGGTTAACGCTGGGCCGCTTTTACCTTTGAAAGAAGCCGCAAGTTCTTCGGCTTTCTTCAACGACTTGGCAGCGTTTTCTTCCTGCGCTTTTTTGAAATCTGTGGCTTTGGGGCCAGGCAATTCGGGCCGAATGACGATCTGACGCAGTTGCAGTTTGGTCACGCTGCGCTTGTAATCGTCTTCCGAAACTTTGTTTTCGGCTTTGATTTTTTCTTCGTACTGCTTGGAAACAAGCGAGCGACGCACCAGCTCGCGGTCGAAATTTTTCAGCAACTCTTCGCGCAGATCGGCTTCGCCGTTGGGATATTTCGCTTCAATTTGACGGCGAAACGCCGCCGGATCGGGGGTCTTTTGCGAATCGATTTGCTCTTTGATGAGACGCTCGATTTCCTTATCGACATCGGCGTCGGTCGGATTAATCCCCGCTGCAAGACCGGCCTGAACCGTCGCGGCATCAGTCGCCATGGTTGTCAGCGTTTGCTGCGCCATGCCGAAAAATTCGAGCGGGCCGGTCTTCTGGCCGAACTGCTCCATTTGCTGCAACTGCTGGCCGAGCATCAACTGGTAGCGACCGCGCGTAATCGCGTCATCGCCCTGCATGGCAATCGTTTCTTCAGGATTTGTATTCCGTGGTCCAGCGCCCTCGGGCGGCCCGCCAAGACCGGAAAACAGCGCGCCGGCAATCGCGAAGATGAAAATGAGCAAGCCCAAAACAACTTTCGCAGCCACGCCATGCAGCAACTTGTGACGAATGTTCGTCATCGACAGCGGTGTGTCGGAGATTTCGTCGGCATGATCGGCCATACGATTGTTGACGGGGCGTTCGGTTTCACTCGCGCTCGTGCCCTTTGCAGTACGCTCGGCGCGGCGGTTGATTGTTTCTTTATCTGCCATCGGTGTCCTCTAAATAAGATGCAAGTGTGAAGTATCGTTCACGCACGTTACAACGATTTCGCGTGCATCAGGTTTGTCAATTTTTAATCGCGAAATTCCGCAGTTACTCGTTTGCAACCGCCGGTAATTCTCGACCGGAATTCCTAAAATGTGGCACAACAGCAAACGCAACGGCCCGTTGTGCGCCACTAAAACCGCACTTGGAAGTACGGTCGAATCCGACCTTACCTGTTGCGTTGCACTATCGGCTTCCCGCAGAAACTCGTGCCACGCCGGTTCCAATCGCGCCCATAAAGCAGCGTAATTTTCGCCTTCGGGCGGCGCAACGCCCAGCGGATCGGCCAGTCGTTTCGCCCAGTGCTCGGCCCAGTCGCGGTGAATTTCCTCGTGTCCCAGACTTTCCCATGCGCCGTAATTCACTTCGCGCAATGCGGGCATCGCCTGAACTTCCAGACCATGTGGCGCGGCAATTTCTTGCGCGGTGCGATGCGCGCGTTGCAAATCGCTGCTCCATACGAGAGAAATACGTTCGCCAGCCAAGCGTTCGCCGACAGAGCGCGCCTGGGCTTCGCCATGCGACGTCAAGGGCTTATCGGTCCAGCCCGCAAATGTCGGACGTGGCCCGCTGTTGCCTTCGACTTCGCCATGACGCACCAGAATTACTTGAAACACGGTCGATTAAGGATAGCAGTCTCGCGAAGTACGGTCGATTCGCGCCGTATTCATGCGCGTTCGTGCCACGCGGCGAGCCACGGGAAATCGCGGCGAATCTTCGCTTCCTGTTCGGCGTTGACCATGTGAATAAACGAAAGGTAGCCCTGCGCGTAAGCCAGAGAATCTTTGCCGATTTGCTCCGTCATCGCTTCGCGACCGCGCGTTTGGTAGCCGTGCAGAAACGCGCGGAAGTTCCGTAAATCGCGCCGCGAAAGACGCGGCGCTGCATCGCCATTGGCTCCGTTCACGACAAGTCCGGTCACGCTCTGGCGGCGATGAGAGCGCAAAACAGCAGTTTTTTGGTCGTTCGCGACAAAGCCGCTTTCTTCAACGACCTTGAGCGCGCCATTTTGCATTGCCGGAGCGTTTGCCTTTTCGTCGGCAGAGGAAAATACCAGATCGTCGGCATAGCGCGAATAAACGAAACCGAAATGCGCGGCTATTCCGGTTAATCGGGCATCAAGACGACGGCAGAGCAAATTGGTGAGCGCAGGCGAAGTGGGCGCGCCCTGCGGCACGCTGCGCTGCGACAAAGCAACGTGATGCGTTTTGCCATCGAGTGCGAGGCCAACGCGCGGCGCTTCGGTACAGAGCAGCGCGAAGATTGAGGCCACGCCTTCGTTATAGCCGAGCGAAACGAAGCCTCGTTTCACGCGCACAAACGTGACTGAGGGAAAGAAATCCTGCAAATCGAGGCGAATGACAACAGCCGGGCCGTTTGGCGCGTGCGCGTGACGCGCCGCGTTGTGACCGATGTGCAAGTTGGGTCGAAACGCCGCCGCTGCTTCGTGAACTTCAACATGCGCCAGAATATTTTGCAGAATCCAATCTTGTGCGGCGCGCAGCGCAGGTTTGGGCGACGCCAGATTGCGCGTGCCGCCGCGCTTTTTCGGCACGCTCCAGCGGCGATAATGGTCGATGCTGGTTGCGCCACGATGGTAGCAAAGCCACGCCAATCGACGCGGCGAGATTGCCAGAGCCGCCGAAATTTCTGATGCCGAATGGAAAACCGGCAAGTTCGAAACGCGCAATTTTTCGTCGTCGCCACCTTCGTAGCGCAGCCCCAGCGAAACTTCGCGCCCGAGATGCGGCAACGTTTCGCAGCGCCATGCTTTGTCTTTCTCGGCGCGTTCTGTGGCTTCGGCAGCGCGGCGAACTTTGCGTTCTTCGCGTTCGCGCTTGACACGTTCGATGCGCGTACGTCGCGCTTCGTCGAGGAGCGCCGCGACATCGCCCGCTTCGCTGATGGTTTTTTGCAATTCGCGTTCGCGCTTACGCAAGGGCGCGAGTTCTTCCTGAACGCGCTGCCATTCTTCGCGGGCATCCTGTGTTTTTAGGCGTGCTTCTTCGCTCGGCGGCCAGAAGCCGAGCCGTTCCATTTCGCGCAATTCGAAGGCGCTTTTGCCCAGCTTCTTAATCTCGTCGCGCCAGTTAATGTTTTCGTTTGCCATAAGAAGGAGGACGGTCGAATTCGACCGTACCTACGCGCGCTGCTTAATAATGCTGTTCGGGTCGGTGCCGTCGAGAACCTGCATAAATTCGCTTTCCGAAAGAACCGGCACGCCCAGACTTTGCGCTTTTGCGAGCTTGCTTCCGGCCCGTTCTCCTGCCACAAGAAACGTTGTGTTCTTAGAAACACTGCCCGCCGCTTTACCGCCGCCATTTTCAATCGTCGCTTCCGCGACTTCGCGTGTGAAAAGCGTGAGCGCGCCGGTGAAAACCCACGTTTGGTCTTTGAAACGTTCGACGTTTTGCGTGCCGCGCGCCATAATCTGCGACGCGACCACGCTCGCAGCCAGAATGTGTCCGCAGGGCCCCTTCTTCAGCTTGTTGGTGCGGAAGTAGCCGCAGGTGCATTGCGCAAACGCGGCGCGTCCATCGAGGTCGATGCCGACAGTCGGCTCGAAGCTACCGCCCGGCGTTTTGACTTTCGCTTCAAACAAACGCAAGCCTTTGTCGGCGAAGCGCTGTAAAAATTCGGGCACGTCGTCTCTTAGTTCTTTGGCTTTGACATCGCCGCTTTCAATCCACGCGCGCGCCGATTTCAATTTGCCGTCTTCTTCACTCGCCGGAACCGGAAACGGCAACAGCTGACGCCAGCGATAAAAGCTGCCCACAATATCGAACAGCGCGCGCCCTTCGCGGCAAAGCTGCTGCAACGCCGCGCCTGCGGCCTCGCGGCCTAAATCGCTGCGTGCCGCGAGTTCGTCGGGCGACAAGCGTAGCGCGCTTTCCAGTTGTGACGCGGCCAACTCCACATCGCCCGACGAAACCGAGCGCAGCGACGCCAGCAAATCGAAGCGCGCCGCTGAAGACCAATCGTTTTCCGTCCAGCCGCTGAGGCCCAGTTCAAAACGATGGCCGCCGTCTTTTTCGGCAACCGTCCAATACGATGGCATTCCGCTTCCGAGCAACTTCACCTCGACGCGGTCGGCGAAGGGCAGCATTTCTTCAAAAGTGAAAAGGCGCCGCCGCCCCCAGATGCGAATTTCCTGCGCGCTTTCGCCCGTCCAGCGAAACGCGCGTTCGGGAATTTCGATGTCCCACGGATCGAGAACAAGGACAGGAAACTCGTTCGGCGCGAGACGGAAGCGAATCGAGCGCGGGCCGTTCTTTTCGCGACGTTCGTGCAAAACGGCGAGGACTTCAGCGACCGTCGAAGCCGAAAGCGTCACCTTCTCGCCGGGCATTCCCGCTGCCGATTGCACCTGCAAAAAGCCGCGCACCCACGAAGGCGGCAAGTCGATTTTCTTTTCGTATTGCGCACCCGCTGTTGTTGCGACGCTGACGCCCGCCGCGCCGACATCGAGCATCGCCGGTCGATAGGAGCGCACGCGCTTGAGTTCGTCGGCGAGGCGCTGCGAGAAATCGACGTTGGTCGTGCCGAACTGCGTTTCGCCAAAGCTATCGAGCTTTTCCATCGGCACCACGACGCGGCCATACGACGATTCATCGAGCGAAAACACTTCAAAAAGCACCGCGTCGGGATGAACTGAAACGACCGGATCGAGCAGCATCCACAGCGCTTTGTTGTGTTCCCACAAATATTTCCAATACTTGCGCTTGGCGTTCCATAACTCGTTTTCGGGCAGTTGCTTGTAGAGCTCCTGCGCCCGTTTTTGCAGCGGCCCGATTGTTCCGCGCAGCGCTTCCAACTCGCGGCGCTGTTCGGGCAGGGCGTGGAGCCGAGCGGCGTGAACATCCTCGATCATTTCGAGATAACGCGCCTGAACCCATTCCTGATAGGCGCTGTTGTCTTTCGCGGTGAAACGCAAATCACTGGAAACCACGCGGTGCAGCGCCAGCATCGCGCGCGCGTAAGCGGGCGAGTCGCGCACGACAGCGCTCAGTTGCACGCCGGGCCGCGAGGCTTCGGCGGTCATTTCAAACGCTAGATTATTGCCTTGCATTTGTGCGCTCGAAGGCCGCGCGTAGCTTTGTGTGATTTGCATGAGACTTCCCGCAGTCCAGTCGATTTCGACCGTACTTATTCCGCCAACTCAACGCCGTCGATTTGCTGT is a genomic window containing:
- a CDS encoding SurA N-terminal domain-containing protein, translated to MADKETINRRAERTAKGTSASETERPVNNRMADHADEISDTPLSMTNIRHKLLHGVAAKVVLGLLIFIFAIAGALFSGLGGPPEGAGPRNTNPEETIAMQGDDAITRGRYQLMLGQQLQQMEQFGQKTGPLEFFGMAQQTLTTMATDAATVQAGLAAGINPTDADVDKEIERLIKEQIDSQKTPDPAAFRRQIEAKYPNGEADLREELLKNFDRELVRRSLVSKQYEEKIKAENKVSEDDYKRSVTKLQLRQIVIRPELPGPKATDFKKAQEENAAKSLKKAEELAASFKGKSGPALTQAFAQAARTQSADTATKSAGGVLGLKLPTDLTVGTAVRDALLAAKGNLVGPVVDESSKDAYIFLIENRKLELPKDYAKKKTELLKNFETQRDTEVWNKKQEEIRKAAKPEISDPALAAYRMQIEQYSTATEAEKGPLRETILTQYQSALGNAVPLEAAAINYQMAQLYRDQKQTDKALAALQAAVKAQPAPQLQLELARALREAKRNKEALTVLKEASKSLDDSPSTPSMFGGGNPDDAVRFQIASEYDLLNDKAAAAAERKKVKPAAPQPMGGMPGMGGPNSPISIQPGR
- a CDS encoding BRCT domain-containing protein, with translation MQITQSYARPSSAQMQGNNLAFEMTAEASRPGVQLSAVVRDSPAYARAMLALHRVVSSDLRFTAKDNSAYQEWVQARYLEMIEDVHAARLHALPEQRRELEALRGTIGPLQKRAQELYKQLPENELWNAKRKYWKYLWEHNKALWMLLDPVVSVHPDAVLFEVFSLDESSYGRVVVPMEKLDSFGETQFGTTNVDFSQRLADELKRVRSYRPAMLDVGAAGVSVATTAGAQYEKKIDLPPSWVRGFLQVQSAAGMPGEKVTLSASTVAEVLAVLHERREKNGPRSIRFRLAPNEFPVLVLDPWDIEIPERAFRWTGESAQEIRIWGRRRLFTFEEMLPFADRVEVKLLGSGMPSYWTVAEKDGGHRFELGLSGWTENDWSSAARFDLLASLRSVSSGDVELAASQLESALRLSPDELAARSDLGREAAGAALQQLCREGRALFDIVGSFYRWRQLLPFPVPASEEDGKLKSARAWIESGDVKAKELRDDVPEFLQRFADKGLRLFEAKVKTPGGSFEPTVGIDLDGRAAFAQCTCGYFRTNKLKKGPCGHILAASVVASQIMARGTQNVERFKDQTWVFTGALTLFTREVAEATIENGGGKAAGSVSKNTTFLVAGERAGSKLAKAQSLGVPVLSESEFMQVLDGTDPNSIIKQRA
- a CDS encoding reverse transcriptase family protein, whose amino-acid sequence is MANENINWRDEIKKLGKSAFELREMERLGFWPPSEEARLKTQDAREEWQRVQEELAPLRKRERELQKTISEAGDVAALLDEARRTRIERVKREREERKVRRAAEATERAEKDKAWRCETLPHLGREVSLGLRYEGGDDEKLRVSNLPVFHSASEISAALAISPRRLAWLCYHRGATSIDHYRRWSVPKKRGGTRNLASPKPALRAAQDWILQNILAHVEVHEAAAAFRPNLHIGHNAARHAHAPNGPAVVIRLDLQDFFPSVTFVRVKRGFVSLGYNEGVASIFALLCTEAPRVGLALDGKTHHVALSQRSVPQGAPTSPALTNLLCRRLDARLTGIAAHFGFVYSRYADDLVFSSADEKANAPAMQNGALKVVEESGFVANDQKTAVLRSHRRQSVTGLVVNGANGDAAPRLSRRDLRNFRAFLHGYQTRGREAMTEQIGKDSLAYAQGYLSFIHMVNAEQEAKIRRDFPWLAAWHERA
- a CDS encoding histidine phosphatase family protein, with protein sequence MFQVILVRHGEVEGNSGPRPTFAGWTDKPLTSHGEAQARSVGERLAGERISLVWSSDLQRAHRTAQEIAAPHGLEVQAMPALREVNYGAWESLGHEEIHRDWAEHWAKRLADPLGVAPPEGENYAALWARLEPAWHEFLREADSATQQVRSDSTVLPSAVLVAHNGPLRLLLCHILGIPVENYRRLQTSNCGISRLKIDKPDAREIVVTCVNDTSHLHLI